The DNA segment GCGCGCGGACCCTGCGCGGCTTCGCCCTGGAACTGGGCGACCGCGGCCTGGATCCGGCGAGCCAGGCGCGGATCCTGTCCACGGCCCGCAGCTTCTTCAAGTGGCTGTGGGAGACCCGGCGCATCGAGAAGAACCCCGCCTCCGGCCTGCGGAATCCCAAGCAGCCGAAGCGCCTCCCGGCCTTCCTAACCGAGGGCGAGAGCCAGGCGCTGCTGGACCTGCCGCCCGCCGTGGATTTCCCCTCGGCGCGGCTGGCCTGCCTGCTGGAGCTGCTCTACGCGTCGGGCCTGCGCGTGTCGGAGCTGGTGGGGCTGGATCTCCAGGACCTGCTGTCGGAGCAGCGCACCCTGCGCGTGCTGGGCAAAGGGCGGAAGGAGCGGCTGGTCCCGTACCACGCCCAGGCCGCGGAGATCCTGGGGACGTATCTGGGGTTTCGCGGAGCCTTCCTGGCCGCCCGCGAACTGCCTTCCACCCCGGCGCTGTTCCTCAACCAGCGCGGCGGACGATTGACGCCCACGAGCGTCCGAGCCCTCCTCCGCGCCGCGCTGGAGGCTGCCGCGGTCCGGTCGCGGGTGAGCCCCCACGCCCTGCGCCACAGCTTCGCCACCCACCTCCTCAACCGCGGAATGGACCTCCGCGCGATCCAGGAGCTGCTGGGCCACGCCAGCCTCAGCACCACCCAGCGCTACACTCACCTGGGGCTGGAGGAACTGGCCCGCACCTACGAGAAGGCCCACCCCCGCGCGAAGAGCTGAGCCGCGCTTCCCTGGAGCCCCCATGGCATTCGTCATTCCCGCCCCCGCCGTTCCCGTGCTCCGCGTCGCCGATTCGGATGGGACCTTCCCCGTGCGGCGGGTGTACTGCGTGGGGCGGAACTACGCGGACCACGCCCGGGAGATGGGCGGCGATCCCCAGCGCGAGCCGCCGTTCTTCTTCGGAAAGCCCCAGGACGCGCTGGTCCCCCGCGGCGGAGAGATCGCCTATCCCCCCGCCACCTCGAACCTGCACTACGAAGTGGAACTGGTGGCGGCCCTGAAGGCGGGCGGTCGCGATATCCCCGTGGAACGGGCCCTGGAGTGCGTCTACGGCTACGCCGTGGGCATCGACCTCACCCGGCGGGACCTCCAGGCGAAGTTCAAGGACAAGGGCCACCCCTGGGAGCTGGCGAAGGGCTTCGACCAGTCCGCGCCGATCTCGGACCTCGTGCCCGCGGACCGGCTGGGAAAGCCGACCTCCGGCGCCATCTGGCTGGCCGTGAACGGCCAGGAGCGGCAGCGGGGCGATCTGGGCCAGATGACCTGGAGCGTGGCCGAGGTGATCGCCCACCTGTCGTCCTACCTGACCCTCGCGCCCGGCGACCTGGTCTTCACGGGCACGCCCGCGGGCGTGGGCGCCGTGGTGCCCGGCGACCGCATCCGCTGTGGCATCGACCGCGTCGGGGAGCTGGAGATCGTCCTGGTCTGATACCGGCGATCAAGACCCAGGATTGCTTTCTCACCACCAAGAACAGAAGAAGGCTTTTCTTGGTGTCTTGGTGGTGATCTTTATCTTTTTGAACACCGCGCGGTCGGAAGCCGCCCGGCCGGACTCGCCTCAGCTCCCGCCCTTCTTGAACTGGGCGATGATGTCGTCGACGCTGTCCTTCTTGCTGTCGGCTTCGAGGCTGGTGTCGAAGATCCGGTCCTGGGTCGCGACGCGGCGCTCGGCGAAGCCCTCGCCGCCGCCGAGGCCGGCGGTGTGGATGTTGAAGATCACCAGCAGCCGGTTGAGGCCACCCTGGAACTGCTTGAGGAGGATCACCACCTTCTCGATCTTCTGGCGGGTGATGTCCTGGAACTGCAGGATGTTCAGGATCTCGAAGGCCTCGTCGCTCACCCGCTGAAGCAGGAGCTTGGTGGGCGCCAGGTCGGCGGCCGGAGCGGGGGGCTCCACCTGCTGGGCGAACAGGAATTCCAGGACCTCCTGGGCCAGGGCGGTCCGATCCTCGCCGCCGGCGGCGCGATCGAGGAAGCCGGTGACGGCCTCGCCCAACTGGGCCTGGCGCTCGGCGTGGTTGGCCATCGCGTCCTGGCAGCCCTGGAGGGCCTTGGAGGCGTCGTCGCTGGCGGCCATCAGGCTGTCCAGGCGGTTCATGACGCTCTGGGTGGCCTCTTCCGTGTCGGTGGTGATGGCGTCCAGCTGGGCCGCCAGTTCGGGCACCTGGGTGCTCTGGTGCTTCACCGACGCGTCGAGCTGCTGGAGGTTGAGCAGGGTCTGGTTGATGCTGGAGACCAGGGCTCCGAGCTCGCCCTTCGCCTCGATGTCGATCTTCTGGTAGACGCGGCCGTTGGCCATGTCCTGGGCCGCCTGGGCGAGGCGCAGGAGGCTGGCCTGGGAATCGCCCTGCAGTTCGCGGCGGAGGTCGCTGATCAGCTCCTCCAGGTTGATGAGGCGCTGATCCAGACGCTCGCGGCTGGCCTGGAACTCGGCCACCAGGGGTTCGTTCAAGCCAAGGGGATTCTGGTCTGGGGCGTCGGTCATGGGAACTCCGGGTGCGTCCTCAGGGGGCGGGCCTCACCTGCACCTGGGTCCCTTCGGCCAGTCCCCAGGCCTGCATGAGTTCTCGCGGAATGGCGATCTGGGCTTCCGGAAGGCCGGCCACGAACTCCACCCGCTCCACGGCGGGGCCCTTCGGCCAGAGGACGCGGAGGTTCCGAATGCCCTGCCGGTAGGGCCCGGCGGCGGTCCAGCGGCCTTCCAGGGCCTTGGGCAGCTCCACGTGGTCGCCCCGCTTGAACAGCCCCGTCCGGAGGGGCGCCACGGCCACGGGGGCGTCGGGTTCAATCAGCTCCAGCCTGCCGGCTTCCAGCAGGATCGACGCGGCCTGGAGCACCGCCACGTCGTGCTGGCCGGAGGCCGCCATGATCTCCCGGAAATCGCGGTACCCGTCGAAGAACGGCAGCACCCGGCGCTCTTCCGTGAACAGCTTGATCCCCTCCAGGAGCCGGGGCGCGGGCAGGGTGGGCCAGGGCACGGCGGTGAGCCGGGGAAAGATGGTGTACAGTCGCTTCCGGCTGTCCTGGAGGCGGGCCGAATCCATCAGGAGGTCGGGGACGGTCCGGCGGATGGTGGTGGGGTTCTGCACCTGGGTGGTGAGGAATTCGAACTGGCCCGTGACCCACTCCAGGATTTCGAAGGCGGCCGTCTCGCCCTTGGCGGCATGGGTCTCGGCGTGGATCACTTCGCCGCGGCTGAAATAGAGCACGCCGCCCACGCGGCCCGAGCTGACCTGGAGCATGCCCGTCTTCCGGTTGACGTGGAGGAGCTGGACCACGTCGGTGAGGGAGATGCTCTCCAGGGCGCCGCGGAGGTTGCTCACGGCCGCTCCCCGGCGGGAAGCAGCTCCTGGAGCAGGACGTGGATCCGCTCTCGGGTGATGGGCTTCACCGCGAAGAGGTCCGCGCCGGAGCGCAGGCCCTGCTGCCAGGCCCGCTCGTCGCTGTAGCTCGTGAGGAGGACTACCTTGATGTCGCTGCACTCCGGATCGGCCTTGATGGAGTGGCACAGGGACGGGCCGCTCTCGCCGGGCA comes from the Geothrix sp. 21YS21S-4 genome and includes:
- a CDS encoding tyrosine recombinase XerC; translated protein: MVAGKGAPPLGEGIQAFHLEQRARGVSSHTARAQGGDLAKLLDHAVRSRWEGWEVSARTLRGFALELGDRGLDPASQARILSTARSFFKWLWETRRIEKNPASGLRNPKQPKRLPAFLTEGESQALLDLPPAVDFPSARLACLLELLYASGLRVSELVGLDLQDLLSEQRTLRVLGKGRKERLVPYHAQAAEILGTYLGFRGAFLAARELPSTPALFLNQRGGRLTPTSVRALLRAALEAAAVRSRVSPHALRHSFATHLLNRGMDLRAIQELLGHASLSTTQRYTHLGLEELARTYEKAHPRAKS
- a CDS encoding fumarylacetoacetate hydrolase family protein — its product is MAFVIPAPAVPVLRVADSDGTFPVRRVYCVGRNYADHAREMGGDPQREPPFFFGKPQDALVPRGGEIAYPPATSNLHYEVELVAALKAGGRDIPVERALECVYGYAVGIDLTRRDLQAKFKDKGHPWELAKGFDQSAPISDLVPADRLGKPTSGAIWLAVNGQERQRGDLGQMTWSVAEVIAHLSSYLTLAPGDLVFTGTPAGVGAVVPGDRIRCGIDRVGELEIVLV
- a CDS encoding methyl-accepting chemotaxis protein, which produces MTDAPDQNPLGLNEPLVAEFQASRERLDQRLINLEELISDLRRELQGDSQASLLRLAQAAQDMANGRVYQKIDIEAKGELGALVSSINQTLLNLQQLDASVKHQSTQVPELAAQLDAITTDTEEATQSVMNRLDSLMAASDDASKALQGCQDAMANHAERQAQLGEAVTGFLDRAAGGEDRTALAQEVLEFLFAQQVEPPAPAADLAPTKLLLQRVSDEAFEILNILQFQDITRQKIEKVVILLKQFQGGLNRLLVIFNIHTAGLGGGEGFAERRVATQDRIFDTSLEADSKKDSVDDIIAQFKKGGS
- a CDS encoding DUF4388 domain-containing protein, whose protein sequence is MSNLRGALESISLTDVVQLLHVNRKTGMLQVSSGRVGGVLYFSRGEVIHAETHAAKGETAAFEILEWVTGQFEFLTTQVQNPTTIRRTVPDLLMDSARLQDSRKRLYTIFPRLTAVPWPTLPAPRLLEGIKLFTEERRVLPFFDGYRDFREIMAASGQHDVAVLQAASILLEAGRLELIEPDAPVAVAPLRTGLFKRGDHVELPKALEGRWTAAGPYRQGIRNLRVLWPKGPAVERVEFVAGLPEAQIAIPRELMQAWGLAEGTQVQVRPAP
- a CDS encoding response regulator, whose protein sequence is MSTILVVDDDSEIRQILREYLELEGHRVLEAMDASSARRTLAQEKVDLMFLDVLMPGESGPSLCHSIKADPECSDIKVVLLTSYSDERAWQQGLRSGADLFAVKPITRERIHVLLQELLPAGERP